From the genome of Geobacter sp. SVR, one region includes:
- the glp gene encoding gephyrin-like molybdotransferase Glp, whose translation MVSIEQAQQTILEYITPLETEKVSVLQGLNRVTPEDHIAPWDIPAADNSAMDGFAFSHATLTSNRLRMTGFLPAGEVRTIPVPPGEAVRIMTGAPVPPDCDTVVPIEDVKEYGEWICLTSSVKAGSHIRKQGEDIRHGNVVIPAGTLLRPQEIGMLSAMGTTSLAVYRRARVAILATGDELLEPGATPAPGKIINSNSYSLAAQVLDAGGDPVLLGIAPDTLDATCEKIKSGLNADILVITGGVSVGDRDFVKMAIEQLGGNVTFWKVNMKPGKPLAFAILDGKPVFALPGNPVAAMVSFELFVRPSLLKAMGHLRIFRSKVKALLQEPVTNKGKRPHLVRGIVTVHEGRYLVSTTGNQSSGRLSSLIQGNGLIKLAPEALHTPGDEVEVLLLDRWFELGCVGDVIA comes from the coding sequence ATGGTCAGCATCGAGCAAGCGCAACAGACCATACTGGAATATATCACCCCGCTGGAGACGGAAAAGGTTTCAGTGCTTCAAGGGCTGAATAGAGTAACTCCAGAGGATCACATCGCACCCTGGGACATTCCGGCTGCAGACAATTCTGCCATGGATGGGTTCGCTTTCTCCCATGCAACTCTCACCAGCAATAGACTACGGATGACCGGATTTCTACCGGCGGGAGAAGTGCGGACCATCCCAGTGCCTCCGGGTGAAGCTGTGAGGATCATGACCGGTGCCCCGGTTCCACCCGATTGCGACACCGTCGTACCCATCGAGGATGTGAAAGAGTATGGCGAATGGATTTGCCTCACCTCGTCAGTCAAGGCCGGCTCGCACATTCGCAAACAGGGGGAGGACATCCGGCACGGAAATGTTGTCATACCTGCCGGCACGCTCCTCAGACCACAGGAAATCGGTATGCTCTCGGCCATGGGAACAACGTCCCTGGCCGTGTATCGTCGAGCCAGGGTCGCCATCCTCGCCACTGGCGACGAGCTCCTGGAGCCCGGAGCGACACCGGCACCGGGCAAGATCATCAACAGCAACAGCTACAGTCTGGCCGCCCAAGTACTGGACGCAGGAGGGGACCCTGTCCTGCTCGGAATCGCCCCGGATACTTTGGACGCCACCTGTGAAAAGATCAAGTCCGGCCTGAATGCCGATATCCTGGTCATCACCGGTGGCGTATCGGTTGGGGACAGAGATTTCGTCAAGATGGCAATCGAACAACTGGGCGGCAATGTCACCTTCTGGAAAGTGAACATGAAGCCGGGGAAACCCCTGGCATTCGCTATTCTGGATGGGAAGCCGGTATTCGCCCTGCCCGGGAACCCAGTTGCCGCCATGGTCTCCTTTGAACTGTTCGTGCGGCCTTCGCTTCTCAAAGCAATGGGGCACCTCCGTATCTTCCGGTCGAAGGTCAAGGCGCTTCTGCAGGAGCCGGTGACAAACAAGGGGAAGCGCCCCCACCTGGTGCGGGGAATTGTCACCGTGCATGAAGGTCGTTATCTGGTTTCCACCACCGGAAATCAGAGTTCCGGACGACTTTCATCTCTGATTCAGGGAAACGGCCTGATCAAACTTGCTCCTGAAGCCCTGCACACACCGGGAGATGAAGTGGAAGTCCTTCTGCTGGATCGCTGGTT
- a CDS encoding winged helix-turn-helix domain-containing protein, protein MSAPGSVIQVRSKIWLEINGEPVFGQGREELLRLVQKNGSINAAAKAMGITYRKAWTYIDAMEKRLGFPLVNRLKGGPGGGESTLTPQAETFLEKFDILRQGFNETVNRKFMELDF, encoded by the coding sequence ATGAGCGCCCCCGGATCGGTAATTCAGGTACGTTCCAAGATCTGGCTGGAAATTAACGGCGAGCCGGTGTTCGGTCAGGGACGGGAAGAACTGTTGCGGCTGGTGCAGAAGAACGGCTCCATAAACGCCGCAGCAAAGGCGATGGGGATCACCTACCGCAAGGCGTGGACTTACATCGACGCTATGGAAAAGCGACTGGGGTTCCCTCTGGTGAACCGCCTGAAGGGTGGACCAGGCGGCGGTGAATCCACTCTAACTCCACAGGCGGAAACGTTTCTGGAAAAGTTCGACATCCTACGACAAGGGTTCAACGAGACCGTTAATCGGAAATTTATGGAACTCGACTTCTGA
- the mobB gene encoding molybdopterin-guanine dinucleotide biosynthesis protein B produces MTVKAVSFVAKSGTGKTTLLEKVIASLKDRGYRVGVVKHDAHRFDIDHPGKDSYRLTAAGADTMLISSPEKLAMVKKHAEAPSIEEILSTYFTDVDIVLTEGFKKSSMPKIELHRKERSSRLLCRGDEFDATLVAVASDEQLDLDVPVLDLNDPPQVADFIEQSFLK; encoded by the coding sequence ATGACCGTAAAAGCGGTTTCTTTCGTAGCAAAATCGGGTACAGGCAAAACTACTCTCCTGGAAAAGGTCATCGCCAGTCTCAAAGATCGCGGTTACAGGGTAGGAGTGGTCAAGCACGACGCTCACCGCTTCGACATCGATCATCCGGGCAAGGACAGCTACCGGCTGACGGCCGCCGGTGCCGACACCATGCTAATCTCATCTCCTGAGAAGCTGGCCATGGTGAAGAAACACGCCGAAGCGCCAAGCATCGAGGAGATTCTCTCTACCTATTTCACCGATGTGGATATCGTACTTACTGAGGGGTTCAAGAAGAGCTCCATGCCGAAGATCGAGCTCCACCGCAAAGAGCGGAGTTCGAGACTTCTCTGTCGGGGTGATGAGTTCGACGCGACGTTAGTAGCGGTAGCCAGTGACGAACAACTGGACCTGGACGTGCCGGTGCTCGATCTCAACGATCCACCCCAGGTTGCCGACTTCATCGAACAAAGCTTCCTGAAATGA
- a CDS encoding molybdenum cofactor guanylyltransferase: MNQDITGVILVGGKSRRMGRDKAFLDVAGKPLLERILDVFRASFDRIVLVGDREERFAAYDLPVVPDIYPGSSLGGLYTGLFHAATEYIFVSSCDLPFLNANILRHLCSLQDGFDAVVPSTEHGYEPLFALYAKSCLGPIKALLEAGEFCAYAWYPQVKVRYVSEEELAHINKDGRAFLNVNTPDEFARIGEDL, encoded by the coding sequence ATGAACCAAGACATAACCGGCGTCATTCTTGTCGGCGGGAAAAGCCGCCGTATGGGTCGGGACAAGGCGTTCTTGGATGTTGCAGGTAAACCGCTCCTCGAAAGAATTCTGGATGTTTTTCGAGCGAGCTTCGACCGGATCGTCCTTGTTGGGGACCGGGAAGAACGCTTTGCCGCCTACGACCTGCCGGTCGTGCCGGACATCTACCCAGGCAGTTCTCTGGGAGGCCTCTACACCGGCCTTTTTCACGCGGCAACGGAGTACATCTTCGTTTCCTCTTGTGACCTCCCATTTCTTAACGCCAATATTCTCCGGCACCTCTGCTCCCTGCAGGATGGCTTCGACGCTGTGGTGCCAAGTACAGAGCACGGTTACGAACCCCTCTTCGCCCTCTACGCGAAAAGCTGTCTTGGGCCGATCAAAGCGCTTCTGGAAGCCGGTGAGTTCTGCGCCTACGCCTGGTATCCCCAGGTCAAGGTCAGATATGTCTCCGAAGAAGAACTGGCCCATATCAATAAGGACGGAAGGGCTTTTCTGAACGTCAACACCCCGGATGAATTTGCAAGAATAGGAGAAGATCTATGA
- a CDS encoding twin-arginine translocase TatA/TatE family subunit, translated as MFGFGMPELVIILVIMLVIFGPGKLPQLGASLGGAIRSFKKAAEEDPKQINPQQEEKKDQ; from the coding sequence ATGTTCGGATTCGGCATGCCGGAACTCGTCATCATTCTTGTCATCATGCTAGTGATCTTTGGTCCGGGGAAACTCCCTCAACTGGGTGCTTCACTCGGCGGCGCGATTAGAAGTTTCAAGAAGGCCGCTGAAGAAGACCCTAAGCAGATAAATCCTCAACAAGAAGAGAAAAAAGATCAATAG
- a CDS encoding cation diffusion facilitator family transporter, with the protein MVAAIIAWFAVRESGKPADDKHHFGHGKIENVAGTIEAVLIFGAAIYLIWEAVHKLIKGSNEIENLGIGALVMGISALVNYLVSRHLLNVAIKTDSVALEADAMHLRTDVYTSVGVLAGLAAIKLTGIAILDPLVAIVVACLILKAAYDLTKTAFFHILDLKLPDDEEATIHEVMLKHSRHYLEYHKLRTRKSGHIGRPLMETIRAKDPAAIVIDCLSCRLQFQQELPYPVFHPMEILARGYLNRHNSMSSRTDSGEV; encoded by the coding sequence TTGGTTGCAGCAATTATTGCTTGGTTCGCGGTCAGAGAATCGGGCAAGCCTGCTGACGATAAGCACCATTTTGGTCATGGCAAAATTGAAAACGTCGCAGGTACGATAGAAGCGGTACTTATCTTCGGGGCCGCAATCTACTTAATTTGGGAGGCAGTGCATAAGCTCATCAAAGGAAGTAACGAGATTGAAAATCTGGGCATAGGTGCTCTGGTCATGGGGATTTCGGCTCTTGTTAACTATCTCGTTTCCAGGCACTTGCTGAATGTTGCCATAAAAACAGATTCTGTGGCCCTTGAAGCGGATGCCATGCATTTACGAACGGACGTATATACTTCAGTTGGTGTGCTTGCTGGTTTGGCTGCCATCAAATTAACAGGCATAGCTATTCTGGACCCATTGGTTGCGATAGTGGTTGCCTGCCTGATTCTAAAGGCTGCCTATGACCTGACGAAGACCGCCTTTTTTCACATTCTTGACTTAAAGCTCCCTGATGATGAGGAAGCAACTATCCATGAAGTGATGCTGAAACATTCCCGACATTATCTGGAGTACCACAAGCTCAGAACCCGAAAGTCAGGCCATATAGGGCGCCCCCTGATGGAGACGATTCGAGCAAAGGACCCCGCGGCGATTGTCATCGACTGCCTGAGTTGCAGGTTGCAGTTCCAGCAAGAGCTTCCGTACCCTGTCTTTCACCCGATGGAAATTCTGGCCAGGGGCTATTTGAACAGACACAACTCTATGAGCAGCAGGACAGATTCAGGTGAGGTATGA
- a CDS encoding helix-turn-helix transcriptional regulator: MDEQYVEALKALAEPSRLRVYCLLVQIHERVCVAEAMDVLGESHYNVSRHLKCLLKAGLVTARKEGKWVFYTLKNDQTPFFTNLLAAVRGIPASEFKQEIKRCKQRLSMRQDGRCVIGPDSDEWKAVCPNMNKSKD, encoded by the coding sequence ATGGATGAACAATATGTAGAAGCATTAAAAGCTTTGGCCGAACCGAGCCGTTTGCGCGTTTACTGTTTGCTTGTACAGATTCATGAGCGTGTATGTGTGGCAGAGGCCATGGATGTTTTGGGTGAATCACATTACAACGTCTCCCGCCACCTCAAATGCTTGCTGAAAGCTGGGTTGGTAACAGCACGAAAAGAAGGGAAATGGGTATTTTATACTCTGAAAAACGACCAAACTCCGTTTTTTACCAATCTGCTCGCTGCCGTGCGTGGCATTCCCGCATCTGAATTCAAGCAGGAAATCAAGCGTTGCAAACAGCGTCTGTCGATGCGACAAGATGGTCGCTGCGTCATAGGGCCGGACAGCGACGAGTGGAAAGCTGTTTGTCCAAACATGAATAAGTCAAAGGACTGA
- a CDS encoding IS4 family transposase encodes MNSGHTVFRQLLQYLPRHEFNVCVHRYRGEYWAKSFSTFDQFLCLAYAQMTGRESLRDIETCLNSHQEKLYHIGFRGDVSRTTLADANERRDWRIFQDFGQILIGLAQELYKGDPLAIELKQPLFAFDSTTIDLCLTLFPWAEFRKTKAAVKMHTLIDLRGIIPTFVAITTGKVNDVKLLDRMPVQEDAIYTMDRGYVDYARLFAIHKQGAFFVIRAKDNLKFKRLYSAPKDKETGIRADQVITLVTIKSKKGYPERLRRVSYVDKERNKRLVFLTNNFDIPAKTVADVYKQRWQVELFFKWIKQHLRFKKFYGTSENAVKSQIWVGLCMYLLVAIAKKRLGIPCSLYTFLQILEVNLFEKKPISSLVTEGLKQKAGTLDYNQLNLFNY; translated from the coding sequence ATGAACTCTGGCCATACCGTCTTTCGGCAACTGCTTCAGTATCTTCCACGACATGAGTTCAATGTCTGCGTTCACCGATATCGCGGTGAGTACTGGGCCAAGAGTTTTTCCACATTCGACCAGTTTCTTTGTCTGGCGTATGCCCAGATGACCGGGCGTGAGAGTTTGCGGGACATTGAAACCTGTCTGAACTCTCATCAGGAGAAACTCTACCACATTGGATTTCGTGGTGATGTCTCCCGCACGACGCTTGCCGATGCGAACGAGCGCAGGGATTGGCGGATCTTTCAGGATTTTGGCCAGATCCTGATCGGTCTTGCCCAAGAGCTTTACAAGGGTGATCCGCTTGCCATCGAATTGAAGCAACCACTATTTGCTTTTGACTCTACGACTATTGATCTCTGCCTGACGTTGTTTCCGTGGGCCGAATTCCGGAAAACCAAGGCAGCGGTCAAGATGCACACGCTGATTGACCTGCGTGGAATAATCCCGACATTCGTAGCAATTACCACCGGCAAAGTGAATGATGTAAAGTTGCTGGACAGAATGCCGGTTCAAGAAGATGCCATCTATACCATGGATCGCGGCTATGTTGATTATGCACGCTTGTTCGCAATTCATAAGCAGGGCGCATTCTTCGTCATAAGGGCCAAAGACAACCTGAAATTCAAGCGCCTCTACTCTGCACCAAAAGATAAGGAAACAGGTATACGGGCCGACCAGGTTATCACCTTGGTAACGATAAAATCGAAGAAGGGATATCCAGAACGGCTACGCCGGGTCAGCTATGTTGACAAAGAGCGAAACAAACGTCTGGTATTTCTAACCAACAACTTTGACATCCCGGCAAAGACAGTTGCTGACGTCTACAAGCAGAGGTGGCAGGTGGAGCTGTTCTTCAAGTGGATCAAGCAGCACCTGCGATTCAAGAAGTTTTACGGAACATCCGAAAATGCTGTTAAAAGCCAGATATGGGTCGGGCTCTGCATGTACCTGCTCGTGGCTATCGCCAAAAAACGACTCGGTATTCCGTGCTCGCTATACACTTTTCTACAGATTCTTGAGGTCAACTTATTCGAGAAAAAGCCCATTTCATCACTGGTTACAGAGGGTCTCAAGCAGAAAGCTGGCACTCTCGACTATAACCAGTTGAACTTATTCAATTATTAA
- a CDS encoding heterodisulfide reductase-related iron-sulfur binding cluster yields MDVPNSCEHKSSHEIIRSIVELCADCDTCRYLMEETCLFFPEFYRLWDRETENGVPITEAELRSLVELCTLCGLCPCPKIPADLMEAKSRYIDREGLPLAIRLLTNVPRFARLCGTFPKLVNTLQSHEPVSSLLKKVTHVHPERQLIKFPEQSFFKWAAQKGLNSRRDGTRNVAYFAGCTAGYLFPQVGQAVVEVLEHNGMTVYVPPQDCCGMPHLVEGDRNATLQRVRANMWNLLESVHAGDDLVCSCPTCGYLMKVLLKERACYSEVYQRSVNAGEDEIKVPRSDHGGKKHKVLRKSTYERILKDDGYFSSLDPMNRINLAEHLSDAGEYLARLHADGNFDTQFVPISERMVYFAPCHQREQKIGSPYPDLLTLIPGITIERVEGMYCCGMGGNFGFKAEFHEKSLTIGRPLMETIRAKDPESIVTDCLSCRLQFQHELPYPVFHPMEILARGYLNRRNSLSWTDSTEE; encoded by the coding sequence ATGGATGTACCGAATTCTTGTGAACACAAGAGCTCACATGAGATAATCCGAAGCATCGTGGAGTTGTGCGCCGACTGCGACACCTGCCGTTACCTTATGGAAGAAACATGTCTCTTTTTCCCTGAGTTCTATCGACTCTGGGACCGGGAAACGGAGAATGGCGTCCCAATTACCGAGGCGGAGCTGCGAAGCCTAGTCGAACTCTGTACTCTCTGTGGTCTCTGCCCATGCCCAAAAATACCCGCCGATCTCATGGAGGCAAAGAGTCGATATATCGACCGGGAAGGGCTGCCCCTTGCGATCCGGCTGCTCACAAATGTCCCACGGTTCGCCCGTTTGTGCGGGACCTTTCCGAAGCTGGTTAACACTCTTCAGTCGCATGAGCCAGTCAGTTCTCTGCTAAAAAAAGTGACTCATGTCCATCCCGAAAGGCAACTTATCAAATTCCCGGAGCAGAGTTTTTTCAAATGGGCTGCGCAGAAAGGCTTGAACTCCAGAAGGGATGGGACACGCAATGTTGCCTATTTTGCAGGGTGTACTGCCGGCTACCTCTTTCCCCAGGTCGGCCAGGCCGTGGTGGAGGTTCTGGAGCACAACGGCATGACGGTATATGTTCCGCCGCAGGACTGCTGCGGTATGCCGCACCTTGTGGAAGGCGACCGCAACGCCACGCTGCAGAGGGTTCGAGCCAACATGTGGAATCTCCTGGAATCGGTTCATGCAGGAGATGACCTGGTATGTTCCTGTCCTACCTGTGGTTATCTTATGAAGGTTCTTCTTAAGGAAAGGGCCTGCTATTCAGAGGTATATCAGAGGTCGGTGAATGCCGGTGAGGATGAGATCAAGGTGCCGAGATCGGATCATGGCGGCAAGAAGCACAAGGTTCTCAGAAAATCGACATACGAACGCATCTTAAAGGATGATGGCTATTTTTCATCCCTCGACCCTATGAACCGCATCAATCTGGCTGAGCATCTCTCCGACGCCGGTGAGTATCTTGCTCGCCTCCATGCCGACGGAAACTTTGACACCCAGTTCGTTCCCATCTCTGAACGCATGGTCTACTTTGCCCCTTGCCATCAGAGAGAACAGAAGATCGGTAGTCCTTACCCGGATCTTCTAACGCTGATTCCAGGAATAACCATTGAACGAGTGGAAGGGATGTACTGTTGCGGCATGGGAGGGAATTTCGGTTTCAAGGCCGAGTTCCACGAAAAATCCCTTACCATAGGGCGCCCCCTGATGGAGACGATTCGAGCAAAGGACCCCGAGTCGATTGTCACCGACTGCCTGAGTTGCAGGTTGCAGTTCCAGCACGAGCTTCCGTACCCTGTCTTTCATCCGATGGAAATCCTGGCAAGGGGCTATTTGAACAGACGCAACTCTCTGAGCTGGACAGATTCTACGGAGGAATGA
- a CDS encoding aldehyde ferredoxin oxidoreductase family protein, with amino-acid sequence MTGWTGKMLNVDLTSGRIWREDIPVDFLHLYLGGRGLGVRLMRDYYSLAPFDSNMPLVFAVGPLCGTQAPTSARLSVISRSPLTGTIFDCSAGGRFAWRLKAAGLDAIRITGCSSRPVVLSIQGEKSDFLPAKRLWGKGIKETVALLADLGSVAAIGPAGENGVLYANIMMGEGNSLGRGGLGALMGAKGLKAIAVNGDAKVTVVDPVRFYRARSDVMRLFNASPVIFGEMGIARFGTPALVDIMRQRRMAPTENFTKTVFEESDNYSGPAINLNFEAKKDGCYGCPIQCKKSTPNGEHLPEYETVSHFGGLNKISNLAAIVRANTLCNELGMDTISAAATISAWGEALGRFQDAEELPGLLNDTALRRGSGELLALGSRRLTVELGRPELSISVKSLELPAYDPRGAYGMALAYCTSNRGGCHLRAYTISHEILRKPVPTDRFSFSGKARIIKIAEDTNAVVDSLVACKFSFLGATLEEYAGLLSATTGLEYSPQLLVEIGNRICMTERFYNCTNGFTKADDYLPERFFDEAGSSGEGIKVPPIDRAKFDEELLKYYRIRGLDTHGAFHDSNWLEKQP; translated from the coding sequence ATGACAGGTTGGACAGGAAAAATGCTCAATGTAGACCTGACGTCTGGTCGAATATGGCGTGAGGATATCCCCGTCGACTTCCTGCACCTGTACCTGGGTGGGCGTGGGCTTGGAGTACGATTGATGCGGGATTACTATTCCCTTGCCCCGTTCGATTCCAATATGCCATTGGTCTTTGCTGTTGGTCCGCTATGTGGCACACAAGCGCCCACTTCTGCAAGGCTCTCTGTAATATCCAGATCGCCACTTACCGGTACCATCTTTGATTGCTCGGCAGGCGGACGCTTTGCATGGCGGTTGAAAGCCGCCGGACTTGATGCGATTCGGATAACCGGTTGCAGCTCTAGGCCTGTAGTCCTTTCTATTCAAGGGGAGAAATCTGATTTCCTCCCTGCCAAGCGCCTCTGGGGAAAGGGGATCAAGGAAACTGTCGCGTTGCTGGCTGATCTTGGAAGCGTCGCAGCTATAGGCCCTGCAGGTGAGAATGGTGTTCTTTACGCCAACATAATGATGGGAGAAGGCAACTCGCTTGGGCGTGGCGGCCTTGGTGCCCTGATGGGAGCCAAGGGGCTGAAGGCAATTGCTGTTAACGGCGATGCAAAGGTTACTGTTGTTGATCCTGTGCGTTTCTATCGTGCACGAAGCGACGTCATGAGACTTTTTAATGCTTCTCCGGTCATATTCGGCGAAATGGGTATCGCCAGGTTTGGCACTCCGGCTTTAGTCGATATCATGAGGCAAAGGAGGATGGCCCCCACAGAGAACTTTACCAAGACAGTTTTTGAAGAATCTGACAACTACTCCGGTCCGGCGATAAATCTGAATTTTGAAGCAAAGAAGGATGGCTGCTATGGCTGTCCGATCCAGTGTAAGAAGAGCACCCCAAATGGAGAACATCTGCCGGAATACGAGACAGTCTCTCATTTTGGCGGATTAAATAAAATCTCGAATCTTGCCGCGATTGTCAGGGCTAACACTCTCTGCAACGAACTGGGGATGGACACCATCTCCGCCGCTGCCACCATCTCTGCATGGGGTGAGGCATTGGGGCGCTTTCAGGATGCCGAAGAACTGCCGGGCCTGCTGAATGACACCGCACTCAGACGCGGTTCAGGAGAGTTGCTGGCGCTTGGTTCGAGACGCTTGACCGTAGAGCTTGGGCGCCCGGAACTCTCCATCAGCGTGAAGTCCCTTGAACTTCCCGCCTACGACCCTCGCGGCGCGTATGGCATGGCGCTTGCCTACTGCACCAGTAATCGGGGTGGGTGCCACCTGCGTGCCTACACTATTTCTCACGAGATCCTGCGCAAGCCGGTGCCCACTGACCGCTTTTCTTTCTCAGGGAAAGCGAGAATAATCAAGATTGCAGAGGATACAAATGCAGTAGTAGATTCACTGGTTGCCTGCAAGTTCTCTTTTTTAGGGGCGACCCTCGAAGAGTATGCCGGACTGCTGAGCGCAACCACCGGGTTAGAATACTCTCCGCAGTTGCTTGTTGAGATCGGCAATCGGATATGCATGACAGAACGTTTCTACAACTGCACAAATGGTTTTACAAAAGCCGACGACTATTTGCCTGAGCGATTCTTCGATGAGGCCGGTTCGAGCGGTGAAGGAATTAAAGTCCCTCCCATCGACCGAGCAAAGTTTGACGAGGAATTACTAAAATACTATCGGATACGAGGTCTTGACACTCATGGGGCCTTCCATGACTCTAATTGGCTGGAGAAACAACCATAA
- a CDS encoding carboxymuconolactone decarboxylase family protein, with amino-acid sequence MDERTKELIAIGASVSAHCQPCLTWHVGKAREIGIDDETIREAIETGHMVEKGAMSAMRKFSADVLETKTECTVHKVCEALKSFGVHDEHSA; translated from the coding sequence ATGGATGAACGAACCAAGGAACTGATAGCCATCGGAGCATCTGTCAGCGCTCACTGCCAACCCTGCCTCACCTGGCACGTTGGAAAAGCTCGTGAAATTGGCATTGACGATGAGACTATACGTGAAGCTATTGAAACTGGTCATATGGTCGAAAAAGGGGCCATGAGTGCCATGCGGAAGTTTTCCGCAGATGTCCTTGAAACAAAAACAGAATGCACAGTACATAAAGTTTGTGAGGCGTTGAAGTCATTTGGTGTTCACGACGAGCATAGTGCGTGA
- a CDS encoding ATP-binding protein gives MDKIDNGIEIQIKVPNQTRYLSLIGQISENLVKEICQLPDKNELCANIINVVATEAVVNAIKHANTADPDTFVKIIINVSDKELSINVYDSGQGFELNTISTPDLISGSLDESGRGIFIIKSLMDSVVYKKANGGNVLEMKKKLSC, from the coding sequence GTGGATAAAATAGATAACGGTATAGAAATACAGATTAAGGTACCAAACCAAACCCGCTATTTGAGCCTTATAGGTCAAATAAGCGAAAATTTGGTTAAGGAGATATGTCAATTACCGGACAAAAATGAATTATGTGCCAATATAATAAACGTAGTTGCAACAGAGGCTGTAGTGAATGCAATTAAACATGCAAATACCGCTGATCCTGATACGTTTGTAAAGATTATTATCAACGTTTCCGACAAAGAACTTTCAATTAATGTTTACGATAGTGGACAAGGGTTTGAACTGAATACAATTTCCACTCCTGACCTTATTTCAGGCAGTCTTGATGAATCAGGACGTGGAATATTTATCATCAAGTCGTTGATGGATTCGGTTGTTTACAAAAAAGCAAATGGTGGGAATGTTCTGGAAATGAAGAAGAAGTTATCATGTTGA
- a CDS encoding NRDE family protein, protein MCLIVFALEYHPKYRLVLAANRDEYFDRPTIPAGYWPDNPSILAGRDLQSGGTWLGVTTTGRLAAVTNYRDTKWHVENPPSRGLLVAEYLSGNMSPPEYLENLKTRGHRYDGFNLLFGDSSGIFYYSNRGEAENVVSPGIHGLSNHLLDTPWPKVTSAKKRFEALLNKDTEEPEEFFAVLADGAPFPDDTLPETGVGIKRERFLSSIFMTSRTYGTCFTTLLFIDRENGLRFVERSHDPQRSSSATAEFSFVMHQS, encoded by the coding sequence ATGTGTCTTATCGTCTTTGCGTTGGAATATCATCCGAAATACCGTCTTGTCCTTGCTGCAAACCGTGACGAGTATTTCGATCGCCCGACAATTCCCGCTGGATATTGGCCTGATAATCCTTCAATTCTAGCTGGACGGGATTTACAATCAGGGGGAACGTGGCTGGGGGTGACGACAACAGGGCGACTGGCGGCGGTAACCAACTATCGTGACACGAAATGGCATGTCGAGAATCCGCCTTCACGAGGTTTGCTTGTTGCTGAGTACCTGTCTGGAAATATGTCTCCGCCGGAGTATCTGGAAAACCTCAAAACAAGAGGACACCGCTACGATGGGTTCAACCTCCTCTTTGGGGATAGTTCCGGCATATTCTACTATTCCAACCGCGGTGAGGCTGAAAATGTTGTATCACCAGGAATCCATGGACTCAGTAACCATCTTCTCGACACACCGTGGCCAAAGGTGACATCTGCCAAGAAGAGGTTCGAAGCTCTTCTCAACAAGGATACGGAAGAACCGGAAGAGTTTTTTGCCGTTTTGGCTGATGGGGCTCCTTTTCCCGATGACACGCTGCCTGAAACCGGCGTAGGGATCAAGCGGGAGCGGTTTCTCTCTTCGATATTCATGACCAGCAGGACGTATGGAACTTGTTTCACAACACTTCTCTTTATCGACAGAGAGAACGGATTGAGATTCGTAGAACGAAGTCATGATCCTCAGCGTTCGAGCAGCGCAACAGCTGAGTTCAGTTTCGTGATGCACCAGTCGTAA